In Aquimarina spinulae, a single window of DNA contains:
- a CDS encoding bifunctional adenosylcobinamide kinase/adenosylcobinamide-phosphate guanylyltransferase codes for MLYYITGGERSGKSGYAQRLALQLSDTPYYLATSRVWDDDHRKRIDRHIADRDERWTSIEEEKEISKVVKKDSIVVIDCVTLWLTNYYMDTKNDVQLSLSQAKAEFAKLLDINATIIIISNEIGMGVHATTEVGRKFTELQGWMNQHIASHADKAILMISGIPVEIKESN; via the coding sequence ATGTTATATTACATTACAGGAGGAGAACGTTCTGGTAAAAGTGGATATGCACAACGTTTGGCATTACAATTATCTGATACTCCTTATTATCTAGCCACTTCACGCGTTTGGGATGATGATCATCGCAAACGTATAGATAGGCATATTGCAGATCGTGACGAACGTTGGACTTCTATAGAAGAAGAAAAAGAAATTTCTAAAGTTGTAAAAAAGGATAGCATCGTTGTAATCGATTGTGTAACTTTGTGGCTTACCAACTACTATATGGATACAAAAAATGATGTCCAGCTCTCTCTGTCGCAAGCAAAAGCAGAATTTGCTAAACTATTAGATATAAATGCGACTATAATTATCATTTCTAATGAAATCGGAATGGGAGTTCATGCTACTACTGAAGTGGGCAGAAAATTTACAGAACTACAGGGTTGGATGAATCAACATATAGCCAGTCATGCCGATAAAGCAATATTAATGATTTCTGGTATTCCTGTAGAAATCAAAGAATCTAATTAA
- a CDS encoding adenosylcobinamide-GDP ribazoletransferase: MKKEIHIFFTALMFFTRIPCPKWVNHDPEYLHLSSKYFPLVGIIVGSIGAIVFYGASFIFSVEISVILSMFSTIYATGAFHEDGFADVCDGFGGGWTKDKILLIMKDSRLGTYGTIGLLLMLSIKFAALREVEMYYIPFLLISGHALSRFIATTLIFTHPYVRDTENSKAKPAAKSMSIHSLLVSGIFGIAPLFFFKNPMIFLTLIPMYLSKMFLAAKFKKWIGGQTGDCAGAVQQLSEIVFYLTSIALWKYIW; encoded by the coding sequence ATGAAAAAGGAAATTCACATCTTTTTTACTGCATTGATGTTTTTTACCCGTATTCCTTGCCCAAAATGGGTAAATCATGATCCCGAATATTTACATCTTAGCTCCAAGTACTTTCCTCTAGTGGGGATCATTGTCGGAAGTATTGGTGCTATTGTTTTTTATGGAGCTTCTTTTATTTTTTCGGTAGAAATTTCAGTAATTCTATCTATGTTTTCTACCATTTATGCTACAGGTGCATTTCATGAAGATGGATTTGCAGATGTATGCGACGGATTTGGTGGTGGGTGGACCAAAGATAAGATCCTTTTGATCATGAAAGATTCTCGTTTAGGTACATATGGTACTATTGGGTTATTGTTAATGCTAAGCATAAAATTTGCAGCATTAAGAGAAGTAGAAATGTATTACATCCCATTTTTATTAATTTCTGGACATGCCCTAAGTCGTTTTATAGCCACCACCTTAATCTTTACGCATCCTTATGTAAGAGATACAGAAAACAGTAAGGCAAAACCAGCAGCAAAAAGCATGAGTATACATTCATTATTAGTAAGTGGTATATTTGGTATTGCTCCTTTATTTTTCTTCAAAAATCCCATGATATTTCTTACCTTAATCCCCATGTACCTGTCAAAAATGTTCTTAGCAGCCAAATTCAAAAAATGGATTGGCGGTCAAACAGGAGATTGTGCAGGTGCCGTACAACAACTGAGCGAAATTGTTTTTTATCTTACTAGCATAGCACTATGGAAATATATCTGGTAA
- a CDS encoding FecCD family ABC transporter permease — MTPTKSYKRVFISIIILLFICFITNISLGSVFIPWLDTLSSLVGGTVEKEAWRHIIVDYRLPKAITAIIVGSGLGISGLLMQTLFRNPLAGPFVLGISSGASLGVALLILGSAFTGVAVSTFLISKWGLVIAASLGSILVLFAVMLVSIKVRDTMAILIIGLMFGSITAAIVSVLAYFAPADQLQRYIFWGFGSLGNLSWHDVLIFSGISLLGMLLSILAIKPLNTLLLGENYARSLGLNIKTSRFLIIVATGLLAGSVTVFAGPIAFIGLAVPHLTRQLFHTSDHKTLIPAVILLGSIIMLVCDSIAQLPSSEYTLPINAITSLIGAPVVIWLLVRKRKMLF; from the coding sequence TTGACCCCAACCAAATCATATAAACGTGTTTTTATAAGTATTATCATACTTCTGTTCATTTGCTTTATAACTAACATAAGCTTAGGCTCAGTATTTATTCCATGGTTAGATACGCTAAGCAGCCTGGTAGGCGGAACAGTAGAAAAAGAAGCCTGGAGGCATATCATTGTTGATTATCGATTACCAAAAGCAATTACTGCCATAATTGTAGGCAGTGGGCTTGGGATTTCTGGATTATTAATGCAAACCTTATTTAGAAATCCATTAGCAGGCCCCTTTGTACTCGGCATAAGCTCTGGAGCAAGTCTGGGAGTAGCACTACTCATATTAGGAAGTGCATTTACCGGAGTCGCTGTTTCTACTTTTTTAATTTCAAAATGGGGATTAGTTATTGCAGCCAGCTTGGGTAGTATATTAGTATTGTTTGCCGTAATGCTTGTTTCAATTAAAGTAAGAGATACAATGGCAATACTTATTATCGGACTTATGTTTGGAAGTATTACAGCTGCTATAGTGAGTGTACTGGCCTACTTTGCTCCTGCCGATCAATTACAACGATATATTTTCTGGGGATTTGGAAGTTTAGGCAATCTATCCTGGCATGATGTACTTATATTTTCTGGTATATCATTATTAGGAATGTTATTATCCATCCTTGCCATAAAACCTCTAAACACGCTACTCCTGGGAGAAAACTATGCTCGTAGCCTTGGGCTAAATATCAAGACAAGTCGTTTTCTGATTATTGTTGCTACAGGGTTATTAGCCGGTAGCGTTACCGTTTTTGCCGGACCGATTGCCTTTATTGGTCTAGCTGTCCCTCATCTTACAAGACAACTATTTCATACCTCAGATCATAAAACATTAATTCCTGCTGTAATATTATTAGGCAGTATCATTATGCTGGTATGTGATAGTATTGCACAGTTACCATCTAGCGAATATACACTTCCTATTAATGCTATTACTTCATTAATTGGTGCTCCTGTAGTCATCTGGTTATTAGTTCGAAAACGAAAAATGTTGTTTTAG
- a CDS encoding tetratricopeptide repeat-containing sensor histidine kinase — protein sequence MTIFSKPTLVFILLIICSIAKAQTNEEGDIKIAKKDSMLLEHARSFMKAENQDREKAFRISHDVLKRTKSEHNTILAYFVLSTYHYYKYATDSSLVYSKKAIGLIGNKQDSVSLDFSSRLHLLLSHASKDKNLIEESKKWALKGIDIVQKTKDSDTKDKLVISLAMNYKLNGDYTKSLELLTSTVVDKENPDYCEGVALCYMELGNYEKALFYHKKALKRHETTGDNRNIAVVLLNIGVVYLNMYEDDKAFIYFNKSLPIAREYNYPLIILNNILNICEIYREKKDFKNAKKGYNEVLKISKESGYLKQQLYVYQSLKNIALEEKNYKEALENTEKKIQIQDSIKKLQKDKEVAKLEIEYETLKKEKEITILKKNQELKVLEIERQQFQKQTLTYAFVVILIPLAGLLFLYYQKLKSQSLLHKKEKEIGEQKIEALIRDQELKLIKTSISIQDKERNRIAQELHDRIGGNLAAIKLQFGLAKENLKKMDAIYQQIDDTYKQVRTLSHDLIPKKFRHNNFILLLKEYMQNIGNASKLSIHISTYSENKINEIDHSFHNELFSVFQELITNTIKHANARKVEIQIDLIDNLIHVIFEDNGKGFDTSVTSLGIGLTNIESRIQKLSGVMHVDSRLKRGTIITIEIPILQ from the coding sequence ATGACAATATTTTCAAAACCTACACTCGTATTTATTTTGTTGATTATATGCAGTATTGCAAAAGCCCAGACAAATGAAGAAGGTGATATAAAGATTGCCAAAAAGGATAGTATGCTGCTTGAACATGCTAGAAGTTTTATGAAGGCAGAAAATCAGGATCGGGAAAAAGCTTTTAGGATAAGTCATGATGTATTAAAAAGAACTAAAAGTGAACATAATACGATTTTGGCATATTTTGTTTTATCGACCTATCATTATTATAAATATGCTACTGACTCATCATTGGTTTACTCTAAAAAAGCTATTGGATTAATAGGAAATAAACAAGATTCTGTATCTCTAGATTTTTCATCTAGGCTTCACTTACTTCTTTCGCATGCTTCCAAAGATAAAAATCTGATCGAGGAAAGTAAAAAATGGGCTTTAAAAGGTATTGATATTGTTCAGAAAACTAAAGATTCTGACACTAAGGACAAGTTGGTTATAAGTTTGGCAATGAATTATAAACTTAACGGGGATTACACAAAATCTTTAGAACTTTTAACATCTACTGTTGTAGATAAAGAAAACCCGGACTATTGTGAAGGTGTTGCTTTGTGCTATATGGAGTTAGGAAACTATGAAAAAGCATTATTTTATCATAAAAAAGCACTGAAGCGTCATGAGACAACAGGTGATAATAGAAATATAGCGGTTGTTTTATTGAATATTGGCGTAGTGTATTTAAATATGTATGAAGATGATAAAGCTTTTATTTATTTTAATAAATCGTTACCTATTGCAAGAGAATATAATTATCCTTTAATTATCCTGAATAATATACTTAATATATGCGAAATTTATCGAGAGAAGAAGGATTTTAAAAATGCTAAGAAAGGATATAATGAGGTATTGAAAATATCCAAAGAATCAGGATATCTTAAGCAACAATTATATGTATACCAAAGCTTGAAAAATATAGCTCTAGAAGAAAAAAACTATAAAGAAGCTTTAGAGAATACAGAGAAAAAGATTCAAATACAAGATTCTATAAAAAAACTACAAAAAGATAAGGAAGTAGCTAAACTGGAAATAGAATATGAGACATTAAAGAAAGAAAAGGAAATAACAATTTTAAAAAAGAATCAAGAACTTAAAGTTTTAGAAATAGAAAGACAACAGTTTCAGAAACAAACTCTTACATATGCATTTGTTGTAATTTTGATACCTCTGGCGGGTTTACTTTTTCTATATTATCAAAAGTTAAAAAGTCAGAGCTTATTGCATAAAAAAGAAAAAGAAATAGGAGAACAAAAGATAGAAGCCTTAATAAGAGACCAGGAGTTAAAATTAATTAAAACCTCGATTAGTATTCAGGATAAAGAAAGAAACCGTATTGCTCAAGAGCTTCATGACAGGATAGGAGGAAATCTGGCAGCAATAAAGCTTCAGTTTGGTTTGGCCAAAGAAAACTTAAAGAAAATGGACGCCATCTATCAACAGATTGATGATACCTATAAGCAAGTTAGGACACTTTCTCATGACCTTATTCCTAAAAAATTTAGACATAATAACTTTATACTGTTGCTAAAAGAGTACATGCAGAATATTGGAAATGCCAGTAAATTAAGTATTCATATTTCAACCTATTCAGAAAATAAAATTAATGAAATAGATCATTCATTTCATAATGAACTATTCTCTGTTTTTCAGGAACTTATTACAAATACCATAAAACATGCTAATGCCCGTAAAGTTGAAATTCAAATCGATCTTATAGATAACCTTATTCATGTTATTTTTGAAGACAATGGTAAAGGGTTTGATACCTCTGTTACATCTTTAGGTATTGGTTTAACAAATATAGAAAGTCGAATACAAAAATTATCGGGTGTAATGCATGTCGATTCTCGTCTTAAAAGAGGGACTATTATTACTATTGAAATACCAATACTGCAATAA
- a CDS encoding Crp/Fnr family transcriptional regulator: protein MIFEKEILKKIDFITENELREEILKHCEILSFKKGDVIVREGQYVKILPIVISGLIRVFQTKEDREILLYYVEPSQTCMMSLSACFFNNQSPSQAIAMAQTDILAIPSRFITQWQKQYNSWNNFVIKTFRKRYDELLDTFESVAFDHIDKRAIAYLTRRKSQQESSRIKISHQQLANELGTTRVVISRILKQFELDGKLILHRAEIELL, encoded by the coding sequence ATGATTTTCGAAAAAGAGATTCTTAAAAAAATAGACTTTATTACAGAAAACGAACTTCGGGAAGAGATCCTTAAACATTGTGAAATCTTATCTTTTAAAAAAGGAGATGTAATTGTTAGAGAGGGACAATATGTTAAGATATTACCGATTGTAATCTCTGGTCTTATCCGAGTATTTCAGACAAAAGAAGATAGAGAAATCTTGCTTTATTATGTCGAGCCCAGCCAAACCTGTATGATGTCATTATCGGCATGTTTTTTTAATAATCAAAGTCCCTCGCAGGCTATAGCAATGGCTCAAACCGATATTCTTGCTATACCATCAAGGTTTATTACCCAATGGCAAAAGCAATATAATTCATGGAACAATTTTGTGATTAAAACGTTTAGAAAAAGATACGATGAGCTTCTGGATACTTTTGAGAGTGTCGCCTTTGATCATATTGACAAAAGAGCTATTGCGTATTTAACACGTAGAAAATCACAACAGGAAAGCTCTAGAATTAAAATTTCTCATCAACAATTAGCTAATGAGCTGGGTACAACAAGAGTAGTTATTTCCCGCATACTAAAACAATTTGAATTAGATGGAAAATTAATTTTGCATAGAGCCGAGATAGAATTGTTATAA
- a CDS encoding PD40 domain-containing protein: MKQILSILLIIITALSCKNSNSIENHKMRFLVDQIPDTIPIAFKQDLIPNDKIIHRGVFSSNFEEYYYTISDKNFEQFTIYSIQKINGKWSIPKKAFFNSDYNDHGMSFSSDGKSLYFSSTRPVNIEGVTSTWHIWKSEKKDNVWSTPEYVDIPNLRDKLVSHPSVTNSGTLYFHVSNTDYSEMDIYSSKPVNGKFQNAQKLIVPQYAKVRKCTPYISPKEDYIIFASIGNQLDLIISFMDKNGKWTHTKKLPEKINNLGQGNPYITPDHKFLFFATGDHIEKNWSVKWVNIASELKKNQN, translated from the coding sequence ATGAAACAAATTTTAAGCATACTACTTATAATTATAACTGCTTTGAGTTGCAAAAATTCAAATTCGATAGAAAACCATAAAATGAGATTTTTGGTAGATCAAATTCCGGATACTATTCCTATAGCATTTAAACAAGATTTGATTCCTAACGATAAAATAATACATAGAGGTGTCTTTTCGTCAAATTTTGAAGAATATTATTATACCATTTCTGATAAAAACTTCGAACAATTTACTATTTATAGCATTCAAAAAATAAATGGAAAATGGTCTATCCCCAAAAAAGCATTTTTTAACAGTGATTATAATGATCACGGAATGAGTTTTTCTTCTGATGGAAAATCGCTTTATTTTAGTTCTACCAGGCCTGTTAATATCGAGGGAGTTACATCTACATGGCATATCTGGAAATCAGAAAAGAAAGATAATGTATGGAGTACTCCAGAATATGTAGATATCCCAAACCTGAGAGATAAGTTAGTATCTCACCCTTCTGTTACCAACTCGGGAACGCTTTATTTTCATGTAAGCAATACAGATTATAGTGAAATGGACATCTATTCATCTAAACCTGTAAATGGTAAATTTCAAAATGCTCAAAAACTTATAGTTCCTCAATATGCAAAAGTTAGAAAATGCACTCCTTATATTTCTCCTAAAGAAGATTATATCATCTTTGCCTCTATTGGAAATCAGCTAGATTTAATTATAAGTTTTATGGATAAGAATGGTAAATGGACACACACAAAGAAACTACCAGAAAAAATTAATAACCTTGGACAAGGAAACCCTTACATAACGCCAGATCATAAATTTCTATTTTTTGCAACTGGTGATCATATAGAGAAAAATTGGTCTGTAAAGTGGGTAAATATTGCATCCGAATTGAAGAAAAACCAAAACTAA
- the dnaN gene encoding DNA polymerase III subunit beta has translation MKFIVSSSYLLKQLQVLGGVISNSNTLPILDNFLFELDNNALTVSASDLETTMSAKLEVESSDQGTIAVPAKLLLETLKTFPEQPLTFVAADNNTIEISSNHGKYALAYANGEEFPKAVELEDPSATNLLGDILATAVSKTIFATGNDDLRPVMSGVFFQFSTEGLTFVATDAHKLVKYTREDIKASQAAEFIMPKKPLNLLKGILAGSDSEVLIEYNESNAKFSFDETQLICRLIDGKYPNYEAVIPKENPNKLTIARTQFLNSVRRVSIFSNKTTHQIRLKIAGAELNISAEDIDYSNKAEERLTCDYQGDDMQIGFNSRFLSEMLNNLNADEVQLEMSLPNRAGILTPIDGLDEGEHVTMLVMPVMLNN, from the coding sequence ATGAAATTTATAGTATCCAGTTCTTACTTACTTAAGCAACTACAGGTATTAGGAGGGGTAATTAGTAATAGCAATACGTTACCAATTTTAGACAACTTTTTGTTCGAATTAGACAATAATGCACTAACTGTTTCTGCCTCTGATTTAGAGACCACTATGTCTGCAAAATTAGAAGTAGAATCTTCTGATCAGGGAACTATTGCAGTACCAGCTAAATTATTGCTAGAGACGCTTAAAACTTTTCCCGAGCAACCTTTAACTTTTGTCGCCGCAGATAATAATACAATAGAGATAAGTTCTAATCATGGTAAGTATGCTCTGGCCTATGCCAACGGTGAAGAATTTCCTAAAGCAGTAGAATTAGAAGATCCTAGTGCTACCAATTTACTAGGAGATATCTTAGCCACTGCAGTAAGTAAAACCATTTTTGCAACGGGTAATGATGATTTAAGACCAGTAATGAGTGGTGTGTTTTTTCAATTCTCTACAGAAGGCTTAACTTTTGTTGCTACCGACGCTCATAAACTGGTTAAGTATACTCGAGAAGACATTAAAGCCTCTCAAGCCGCAGAGTTTATTATGCCTAAAAAACCGTTGAACTTACTCAAAGGAATTTTGGCAGGTAGTGATAGTGAAGTATTAATCGAATACAATGAATCTAATGCCAAATTCTCTTTTGATGAAACACAATTAATATGTAGATTAATTGATGGAAAGTATCCTAATTATGAAGCGGTAATACCAAAAGAGAACCCTAATAAATTAACGATAGCTCGCACACAATTTTTAAATTCTGTACGTAGAGTTTCTATTTTCTCTAATAAAACAACTCATCAGATTAGATTAAAGATTGCAGGAGCAGAATTAAATATATCTGCAGAAGATATCGATTACTCTAACAAAGCAGAAGAACGTTTAACATGTGATTATCAAGGTGATGATATGCAGATCGGTTTTAACTCTCGCTTTTTAAGTGAAATGCTAAATAACCTTAACGCAGATGAAGTACAACTAGAAATGTCATTACCTAATAGAGCAGGAATCCTTACTCCAATCGATGGATTAGACGAAGGAGAACATGTAACCATGCTAGTAATGCCAGTAATGTTGAATAACTAA
- a CDS encoding DUF1572 family protein, protein MKSSEYLEGIQKQFSYYKSLGEKTIDQIPEEKLFWQYNSESNSIAIIVKHLWGNMKSRWTDFLTTDGEKEWRQRDAEFENDIASKEDLLTKWNDGWQCLFEALESIDQDNFNQPIYIRNIEHSITEAINRQLAHYSYHIGQIVCIGKMIVGKEWHSLSIPKGKSTAYNQKRFATPKHKAHYTDKLMKDGTN, encoded by the coding sequence ATGAAATCATCTGAATATCTAGAAGGAATACAAAAACAGTTTTCCTATTATAAATCTCTGGGAGAAAAAACAATAGATCAGATTCCTGAAGAGAAGCTTTTTTGGCAATATAACAGCGAGAGTAATAGTATAGCAATTATTGTAAAACATCTTTGGGGTAATATGAAATCCAGATGGACAGATTTTTTAACTACCGATGGGGAAAAAGAATGGAGGCAACGTGATGCAGAATTTGAAAATGATATTGCATCTAAGGAAGATCTTCTAACCAAATGGAACGATGGATGGCAATGCCTTTTTGAAGCATTAGAAAGTATTGATCAAGATAATTTTAACCAGCCTATCTATATTCGTAATATTGAGCATAGCATTACCGAGGCAATCAATAGACAATTGGCACATTATTCATATCATATAGGACAAATCGTATGTATAGGAAAAATGATTGTCGGTAAAGAATGGCACAGTTTATCTATCCCGAAAGGAAAATCTACAGCTTATAACCAAAAACGCTTCGCTACACCCAAGCATAAAGCACATTATACAGATAAGCTTATGAAAGATGGTACCAATTAA
- the cobC gene encoding alpha-ribazole phosphatase, producing the protein MEIYLVRHTTPNIEKGICYGQSDIGITNTFTAEVEKIHQSIPVHEITTIYSSPLQRCKLLAQTFKKEIIYDHRLKELNFGDWELQPWDAIHSSEIDPWMNDFVNVQVPNGESYIKLQERILDFYTSLDHISEEKIAIITHAGPMRALLAKLQQIELKDSFSIKIAYGEVFSI; encoded by the coding sequence ATGGAAATATATCTGGTAAGACATACCACCCCAAATATCGAAAAAGGAATTTGCTACGGACAAAGCGATATAGGAATTACAAATACCTTTACTGCCGAAGTAGAAAAAATACATCAATCTATTCCTGTTCATGAAATTACAACTATATATAGTAGTCCATTACAGCGGTGTAAACTATTAGCCCAAACATTCAAAAAAGAAATCATCTACGATCATCGACTTAAAGAATTAAATTTTGGAGATTGGGAGTTACAGCCCTGGGATGCTATACATAGTTCTGAAATAGATCCCTGGATGAACGATTTTGTAAATGTGCAAGTCCCAAATGGAGAGTCATATATCAAACTACAAGAACGTATTTTGGATTTTTATACCTCTCTGGATCATATTTCTGAAGAAAAAATTGCAATAATAACGCATGCTGGGCCTATGAGAGCATTGCTTGCCAAGCTACAACAAATAGAGCTTAAAGACTCTTTTAGTATCAAGATTGCATACGGAGAAGTATTTAGTATCTAA
- a CDS encoding ABC transporter substrate-binding protein: MRTIFIISLLFLLSASCKKTPKDTTPLTVMYLAPQNIEHASGFTIKNQENYKEIKVSTPWPDAKEELTYILHPKGTEKPFKSPNAIFIEVPVERVVVTSTTDIPMLEYMNLEEKLVGFPHTDYISSEKTRALINNGAIKELGEEWNLNTEVVLELSPELVVGFSSSGDTKAYDLIQKTGIPVVINGSWLEEHPLGRAEWIKFMAAFFGKEKMAEDIFQNIKKEYNQATTLAKNTTSSPTVLSGNMFKDVWHVPGGNSFVAKFLKDANTTYLWEDVKKSGSVALSFESVLEKAQKAELWIGSGNSKSLDELKAKNHRYTLFDAFKNKAVYSSTLKMGSKGGLIYYELGPMRPDLILKDIIKIAHPELLIDYEPFFFEKLN; this comes from the coding sequence ATGCGTACTATATTTATCATTTCTTTACTATTCTTATTAAGTGCTTCTTGTAAGAAAACACCAAAAGATACAACTCCACTCACTGTGATGTATCTGGCTCCTCAAAATATTGAACACGCCTCGGGATTTACTATTAAAAACCAGGAAAATTATAAAGAAATTAAGGTTTCAACACCCTGGCCAGATGCAAAAGAAGAGCTTACCTATATTTTACACCCAAAAGGAACAGAAAAACCATTTAAATCTCCAAATGCAATATTTATTGAAGTACCTGTAGAAAGAGTCGTTGTGACTTCTACTACAGATATTCCGATGTTGGAGTATATGAATCTTGAAGAGAAGTTAGTAGGATTTCCCCATACAGATTATATCTCTTCTGAGAAAACACGAGCTTTGATTAACAATGGTGCGATTAAAGAACTTGGTGAGGAATGGAATCTAAATACAGAAGTTGTTCTTGAGCTTTCCCCCGAATTAGTTGTTGGGTTTTCTTCTTCTGGAGATACAAAAGCTTATGACCTAATACAAAAAACCGGAATTCCTGTGGTAATTAATGGTTCCTGGTTAGAAGAACACCCCCTAGGTAGGGCAGAATGGATAAAATTTATGGCAGCTTTCTTTGGTAAAGAAAAAATGGCAGAAGATATCTTTCAAAATATAAAAAAAGAATACAACCAAGCAACTACTTTAGCCAAAAACACAACTTCTTCTCCAACAGTATTATCGGGTAATATGTTTAAGGATGTATGGCATGTTCCCGGCGGAAACAGCTTTGTCGCCAAATTTTTAAAAGATGCAAATACTACATATTTATGGGAAGACGTAAAAAAAAGTGGAAGCGTGGCATTAAGTTTTGAAAGCGTACTTGAAAAGGCCCAAAAGGCAGAACTATGGATAGGATCAGGAAACTCTAAATCACTCGATGAGCTAAAAGCAAAGAATCATCGGTATACTTTATTCGATGCCTTTAAAAATAAAGCCGTATATTCTTCAACTTTAAAGATGGGTTCTAAAGGAGGATTAATATATTATGAATTAGGACCTATGCGGCCCGACTTAATTTTAAAAGATATCATTAAAATTGCTCATCCAGAATTATTAATCGATTATGAACCCTTTTTTTTTGAAAAACTAAATTAA
- the cobT gene encoding nicotinate-nucleotide--dimethylbenzimidazole phosphoribosyltransferase, with translation MEFTIKPIFNNSLEATLQNKINTKTKPVGALGVLETVALQIGMIQNTDQPSLNQSTILVFAGDHGIAQKREVNLYPQEVTAQMVYNFINEGAAINVFCKQHQIALKIVDAGVNHDFENTSGIIHAKIDYGTQNYQEKPAMTITQCTEAIQKGADLVTDTFNNGCNTIGFGEMGIGNTSAASLLMSYFTEIPIAECVGSGTGLDTSAIKIKQKILSEVYQKHTPSSPLDALTIFGGFEIAMITGAILKAAELKMTVIIDGFIVTSAVLVAHAMHQNVLDYCIFAHTSEEQGHQKMYEFLDKKPLINLGMRLGEGTGVAVAYPIIESAVAFLNTMASFESAGVSGNN, from the coding sequence ATGGAATTTACTATAAAACCTATCTTTAATAATAGCCTTGAAGCTACTCTTCAAAACAAAATTAATACTAAAACAAAACCTGTCGGAGCATTAGGAGTACTTGAAACAGTCGCCTTACAAATAGGTATGATTCAAAACACAGATCAACCGAGTTTAAACCAATCCACAATTCTCGTTTTTGCGGGTGATCACGGTATTGCCCAAAAAAGAGAAGTCAACCTTTACCCTCAGGAAGTGACTGCACAAATGGTTTATAACTTTATAAATGAAGGAGCGGCTATAAATGTTTTTTGTAAACAACACCAAATTGCGCTTAAAATAGTAGATGCCGGGGTTAATCATGATTTTGAAAATACTTCTGGCATTATTCATGCAAAAATTGATTATGGTACTCAAAATTATCAGGAAAAACCTGCTATGACGATAACGCAATGTACAGAAGCTATACAAAAAGGTGCCGATTTGGTTACAGATACATTTAATAATGGTTGCAATACTATAGGTTTTGGCGAAATGGGAATCGGAAACACCTCTGCTGCTTCATTATTAATGTCATATTTCACAGAGATTCCGATAGCAGAATGTGTGGGTTCTGGTACAGGACTGGATACTTCGGCTATCAAAATCAAACAAAAAATTTTATCTGAAGTATACCAAAAACATACCCCTTCTTCTCCTCTTGATGCCTTAACAATTTTTGGAGGATTCGAAATTGCCATGATCACAGGTGCAATTTTAAAAGCAGCAGAACTCAAAATGACTGTTATCATCGATGGGTTTATCGTTACTTCTGCTGTATTGGTTGCACATGCTATGCATCAAAACGTATTAGATTATTGCATATTTGCACATACATCTGAAGAGCAAGGACATCAAAAAATGTATGAGTTCTTAGATAAAAAACCATTGATCAACCTTGGTATGCGCTTAGGGGAAGGAACAGGAGTTGCTGTTGCATATCCTATTATAGAATCTGCAGTTGCTTTTCTTAATACTATGGCTAGTTTTGAAAGTGCTGGAGTTTCTGGTAATAACTAA
- a CDS encoding DUF302 domain-containing protein — MKSSILETTFKLPFEAVYNAIKKNILSNGFLLLHEINTQEIVAKHDLKIRPLKQLLFFHPRYIETILNEDALAINEIPIKIVVYEKENGNISVSFPNPKINLGDYNCDEEMASELLEKTNTILDI, encoded by the coding sequence ATGAAATCTTCTATTCTGGAAACGACATTTAAGCTTCCTTTTGAAGCAGTGTACAACGCTATTAAGAAAAATATTTTATCAAATGGTTTTTTACTTCTTCATGAAATAAATACTCAGGAAATTGTTGCGAAACATGATTTAAAGATTCGCCCCTTAAAACAATTATTGTTTTTTCATCCTAGATACATCGAGACAATTCTAAATGAGGATGCTCTAGCAATTAATGAAATTCCTATTAAAATAGTCGTTTATGAAAAAGAAAACGGAAATATTAGCGTTAGTTTTCCTAACCCCAAAATTAACCTGGGTGATTATAATTGTGATGAAGAAATGGCTTCAGAACTTCTAGAAAAAACAAATACTATATTAGATATCTAA